A portion of the Celeribacter baekdonensis genome contains these proteins:
- a CDS encoding ABC transporter ATP-binding protein — MTGETTGRHLAVPPKIEFRNVELHYFSTKGETHAVSDMNFTVNKGEFISIVGQSGCGKSTLLSLLCGLMQTTSGQVLIDGKPVKGPSPQVGFMLQHDSLFEWRTILENALLGPEIRGMDMPAARARAERILTNYGLGQFLHHRPTQLSGGMRQRAALGRTMCMEPDILLLDEPFSALDFQTRMSISEEIDEIIRREGKTAILVTHDIPEAIAMADRVIVLSPRPGRLKNIHEITFPSLGEVRPGCMAVRDADEFKDYFHTIWTEMESDG; from the coding sequence ATGACCGGCGAAACCACAGGGCGGCACCTCGCGGTGCCGCCCAAAATTGAATTCCGCAACGTCGAGCTGCATTACTTTTCGACCAAGGGCGAAACCCATGCCGTGAGTGACATGAATTTCACCGTGAATAAGGGCGAATTCATCTCCATCGTTGGGCAATCCGGCTGTGGTAAATCGACGTTGCTGTCACTGCTGTGCGGGTTGATGCAAACGACTTCGGGGCAGGTGCTGATCGACGGAAAACCCGTCAAAGGTCCCTCGCCGCAGGTGGGGTTTATGCTGCAACACGACAGTTTGTTTGAATGGCGCACCATCTTGGAGAACGCGCTGCTCGGGCCGGAAATTCGTGGCATGGATATGCCCGCGGCACGGGCGCGGGCCGAGCGGATTTTGACGAATTACGGCCTTGGGCAGTTCTTACATCACCGTCCGACGCAATTGTCGGGCGGGATGCGTCAACGCGCGGCGTTGGGGCGGACCATGTGTATGGAACCGGATATCCTTTTGCTCGATGAACCGTTCTCGGCGCTGGATTTTCAGACCCGCATGTCAATTTCCGAAGAAATCGACGAGATCATCCGGCGCGAGGGCAAAACCGCGATCCTTGTCACGCATGACATCCCCGAAGCCATTGCCATGGCCGACCGGGTGATTGTTCTGAGCCCGCGCCCCGGGCGGCTCAAAAACATTCACGAGATCACCTTTCCAAGTTTGGGCGAGGTGCGTCCCGGTTGCATGGCGGTGCGCGATGCGGATGAGTTCAAAGACTATTTCCACACAATCTGGACGGAGATGGAATCCGATGGCTGA
- a CDS encoding ABC transporter permease: protein MADTTPNATPSVAYQNWAARQGRARRKVIIGRLLLLLGFLALWEYAPRNGMVNPMLTSYPSAVWDGFWDLIAQGKLGLHVGVTLMEVVISFAIAMVLGTVIAICLWLSPMLERVLDPFLVVLNALPKIALVPIFYIWLGPTGSIYAVAIAVALFITILMLYTGFNQSDPNKIKLAKTLGAGKVQILTKVILPGNVHTFMATLKANVGLSLVGVIVGEFQASKAGLGYLIVYGSQIFRMDMVMAAIVILSLISVGIYLIVQKAEALLTR, encoded by the coding sequence ATGGCTGACACGACCCCGAACGCGACACCCAGCGTCGCCTATCAAAACTGGGCCGCACGTCAGGGTCGCGCCCGCCGCAAAGTGATCATCGGGCGTCTCCTTTTGCTCTTGGGCTTTTTGGCGCTGTGGGAATATGCGCCGCGCAACGGCATGGTGAACCCTATGCTCACCAGTTACCCAAGTGCCGTTTGGGATGGGTTTTGGGACCTGATTGCGCAGGGCAAACTGGGGCTTCATGTCGGCGTCACGCTGATGGAGGTGGTGATCAGCTTTGCCATCGCGATGGTCTTGGGCACGGTGATTGCCATCTGCCTGTGGTTGTCGCCAATGTTGGAGCGGGTGCTCGACCCTTTCTTGGTAGTGCTCAACGCCTTGCCCAAAATCGCCTTGGTGCCGATCTTTTACATCTGGTTGGGTCCGACCGGGTCGATCTATGCCGTGGCCATTGCCGTGGCGTTGTTCATCACGATCCTGATGCTCTACACAGGATTTAACCAGAGCGATCCCAACAAGATCAAATTGGCCAAAACTCTTGGGGCCGGGAAGGTGCAAATCCTGACCAAGGTGATTTTGCCCGGCAATGTTCACACCTTCATGGCGACGTTGAAAGCCAATGTCGGTCTGAGTCTTGTGGGGGTGATTGTGGGGGAGTTTCAGGCGTCCAAAGCCGGTCTTGGCTATTTGATCGTCTATGGCAGCCAGATTTTCCGCATGGATATGGTGATGGCCGCCATTGTGATCCTCAGTCTGATTTCGGTTGGCATCTATCTGATCGTGCAAAAAGCCGAAGCCCTGCTGACCCGCTGA
- a CDS encoding ABC transporter substrate-binding protein yields the protein MKLARTLSFIAGLTAATLTTMPAPAAAEDVTKISFMEVIHSLFYSPLYVAIGNGYFEEEGLAFDLIAGQGSDKVTAALLSKSVDIALAGPETTLYVETGKSPEKIRIIAGLTATDGSFLVGHDPATGDFDWGSLKGKKILGWREGSSPAMFLRAALEKAGLNPDEDVEIITNIAIPARMGAFMSGVADYGTFFEPDVTTLEANGLYAQTNVGQAVGDIDYTVFIARQDYIAEHPEVVAGFVKAIAKAEAWIAEAPEADVAQVLQPYFPGVGLEELAQSVLRHRTAGVWKTTPAVAPEAIDALQDMLMHNGLLAIETKVSFENVVDPSFFAQSVQ from the coding sequence ATGAAACTCGCACGCACACTTTCCTTTATCGCTGGTCTCACGGCGGCAACGCTGACGACTATGCCCGCACCGGCTGCGGCCGAAGATGTGACCAAAATCTCTTTCATGGAGGTCATTCATTCGCTGTTCTATTCGCCGCTCTATGTCGCAATCGGCAATGGCTATTTCGAAGAAGAGGGCCTTGCCTTTGATCTGATCGCCGGTCAGGGCAGCGACAAGGTGACGGCCGCTTTACTGTCAAAATCCGTGGACATCGCGCTCGCCGGGCCGGAAACCACGCTTTATGTTGAGACCGGAAAGTCGCCTGAGAAAATTCGCATCATTGCCGGGCTGACGGCCACGGATGGGTCCTTTCTGGTCGGTCATGACCCCGCGACAGGCGACTTTGATTGGGGCTCTTTGAAGGGCAAAAAAATCCTTGGTTGGCGCGAAGGTTCGTCCCCGGCGATGTTCTTGCGTGCGGCGCTTGAAAAGGCCGGATTGAACCCGGACGAAGATGTTGAAATCATCACCAACATCGCCATTCCGGCGCGGATGGGGGCCTTTATGTCGGGTGTTGCCGATTATGGCACTTTCTTTGAGCCGGATGTGACCACGCTTGAGGCCAACGGTCTTTATGCCCAAACCAATGTCGGCCAAGCGGTTGGCGACATCGACTATACGGTCTTCATCGCCCGCCAAGACTATATCGCCGAGCATCCAGAGGTGGTTGCGGGCTTTGTCAAAGCGATCGCCAAGGCCGAAGCCTGGATTGCCGAGGCCCCGGAGGCCGATGTGGCACAGGTTTTGCAGCCCTATTTCCCCGGCGTTGGTTTGGAGGAGCTGGCCCAAAGCGTGCTGCGTCACCGCACGGCGGGCGTTTGGAAAACCACGCCTGCGGTTGCGCCTGAGGCCATTGATGCGCTTCAAGACATGCTGATGCACAATGGCCTTCTGGCAATTGAGACAAAAGTGTCCTTTGAAAATGTCGTCGATCCCAGCTTCTTTGCGCAGAGTGTACAATAA
- a CDS encoding xanthine dehydrogenase family protein molybdopterin-binding subunit, with the protein MTLPYPPNTAVMNLPRRDAKDKLLGRTRYTVDEGSHGMLHAAARRSEIASGRIVKIDVTPALSMPGVKAIATCEDAPGLHGIGIADHPLFAKDVVRYHGEPLAVVAATTLAQARDAAAAILVEIDPIAPVLTMAEALAKDAPLIHPDWASYEILRDGAARGGNVAWEATVVRGDTEAAFARDDVILVEGTYRVGRQSHVPFEPRAVVASYEDGRFHIHTSTQVPWTVRHVTAKVLGVPEAAVHVTVPAVGGGFGLKFDCSLEPFAAILARKTGRKVSLVNSRREEQMTCLSRENADILIRSAVTPEGDIVGREATVLMDCGAYGGEQVFLTTMTAHTLGGNYRLGSVKIASQAVYTSTPPNGAFRACNGVYNTFALECHTDEICKAIGMDPVAFRRRNVVGDGDIGATGQVFEGDVLGPMLDLAIATYGPHERAKKGPDGRLYGRATTVGTWFIFVGPSSATVNLNADGSATLVTSGVEIGSGTMVQSLPQIVAANLGLHPDAVIVKTADTDASGRDLGVGGGRTTVSIGAASQEACAEVRSKLLAVASQMLQTPQDDLVLTQGRVEIRDRPGSGTTIQTVIAQAELDHGPISGSGAFTAPGIPAMPGCAAGHFIDAIDIPVFAVHDCDVAVDPDTGKVEVLAYRVIQDVGRALNPRAIHGQIQGGVTQGIGYALHEEITINAEGAFDQTCFSSYRIPTALDTLPIDYHLYEGAPSCGPLGTKGAGEVPILNVGATIACAVANAIGTPVNALPLTAPRVLGLTDGLSSGLELSHLSRHWHENTIAFSK; encoded by the coding sequence TGTTGCACGCCGCTGCACGCCGTTCAGAGATCGCATCGGGACGGATCGTCAAAATCGACGTCACCCCCGCGCTGTCCATGCCGGGCGTCAAAGCGATTGCAACATGTGAGGACGCGCCCGGTTTGCACGGCATCGGCATCGCCGACCATCCGCTGTTTGCAAAAGACGTGGTGCGCTATCATGGTGAACCTCTGGCCGTGGTGGCCGCGACAACCTTGGCTCAAGCACGCGACGCAGCCGCCGCCATTTTGGTCGAGATCGACCCGATAGCGCCCGTTCTGACCATGGCGGAGGCGTTGGCCAAAGACGCGCCATTGATCCACCCGGATTGGGCCAGCTACGAGATTTTGCGCGACGGCGCGGCGCGTGGCGGCAACGTCGCATGGGAAGCCACGGTGGTGCGCGGCGACACAGAGGCGGCCTTTGCACGTGACGATGTCATCCTTGTGGAAGGCACCTACCGGGTCGGGCGTCAAAGCCATGTGCCGTTTGAACCCCGCGCCGTGGTCGCCTCCTATGAAGATGGGCGGTTTCACATTCACACTTCGACCCAAGTGCCATGGACCGTGCGCCATGTGACGGCCAAGGTTTTGGGTGTGCCCGAGGCGGCGGTGCATGTCACCGTGCCCGCTGTTGGTGGCGGGTTTGGGTTGAAATTCGATTGCTCTCTGGAGCCGTTTGCTGCGATTTTGGCGCGCAAAACAGGGCGCAAAGTGTCGTTGGTGAACTCGCGCCGCGAAGAACAGATGACCTGTTTGAGCCGCGAAAACGCCGATATCCTGATCCGGTCCGCGGTGACCCCGGAGGGCGACATCGTTGGGCGCGAAGCCACCGTGTTGATGGATTGCGGCGCTTATGGCGGCGAGCAAGTGTTCCTCACCACGATGACCGCGCATACGTTGGGCGGCAATTACCGGTTGGGATCGGTGAAAATCGCCAGTCAAGCGGTCTACACCAGCACGCCGCCCAATGGGGCCTTTCGTGCCTGCAACGGCGTGTACAACACCTTTGCGCTTGAATGTCATACCGACGAAATCTGCAAAGCCATTGGCATGGACCCTGTCGCCTTTCGGCGGCGCAACGTGGTGGGAGATGGTGACATCGGTGCCACGGGACAGGTGTTTGAGGGCGATGTGCTTGGCCCGATGCTGGATCTGGCCATCGCCACCTATGGGCCGCATGAGCGCGCGAAAAAAGGCCCCGATGGGCGGCTTTACGGGCGCGCCACAACGGTTGGCACATGGTTCATTTTTGTTGGACCTTCAAGTGCCACGGTCAATCTCAACGCCGATGGCAGCGCCACTTTGGTCACCTCCGGCGTCGAAATCGGATCGGGCACGATGGTGCAATCCTTGCCGCAAATCGTGGCGGCCAATCTGGGCCTTCACCCGGATGCGGTCATCGTCAAAACCGCAGATACGGATGCTTCCGGGCGCGATCTGGGCGTGGGCGGCGGGCGCACCACCGTGTCGATTGGCGCGGCCAGTCAAGAGGCCTGCGCCGAGGTCCGGTCCAAACTTTTGGCGGTCGCCAGCCAAATGTTGCAAACACCGCAAGATGATTTGGTGCTCACTCAAGGCCGGGTGGAAATCCGTGACAGACCCGGCTCTGGCACCACGATCCAAACCGTGATCGCACAGGCTGAGTTGGATCACGGGCCTATTTCCGGCAGCGGAGCGTTCACCGCACCGGGCATTCCGGCGATGCCGGGCTGTGCGGCGGGGCATTTCATTGATGCGATAGATATTCCAGTGTTTGCCGTGCATGATTGCGACGTGGCGGTCGACCCGGACACCGGCAAGGTCGAGGTCCTCGCCTACCGCGTCATCCAAGACGTCGGTCGGGCACTAAACCCGCGTGCGATCCATGGTCAAATTCAGGGCGGGGTCACACAGGGCATAGGCTACGCCTTGCATGAGGAAATCACGATCAATGCAGAGGGTGCCTTTGATCAAACCTGCTTTTCCTCCTACCGTATCCCGACCGCGCTCGACACCCTGCCGATCGACTATCACCTCTATGAGGGTGCACCGTCCTGTGGGCCTTTGGGCACGAAAGGCGCGGGTGAAGTGCCAATTTTGAACGTGGGTGCAACCATTGCCTGCGCTGTGGCCAATGCCATCGGAACCCCGGTGAACGCACTGCCTTTGACCGCGCCTCGCGTATTGGGGCTGACCGACGGTCTCAGTTCAGGCCTAGAGCTGTCGCATCTGTCGCGCCATTGGCATGAGAATACGATTGCCTTTTCAAAGTGA
- a CDS encoding XdhC family protein, giving the protein MAASAPEPQDASRAPTPGSVAERVPFCPQKTDRPRHVLEFLRQAMEAGQAAALVLLVGIEGSASRSLGTIMAVREDGAYCGYVSGGCVEAAVATEALAALQIGKDRLIRFGKGSPFFDIALPCGGALELVVHVLRDGAPIRDVLALLADRHCATLIYDTDSAQVMAQPSLAQTGWHDAKFVTHFTPPVRIVVLGESLEAEVLIRVAQAADVDIATADLRRGLGQIDAHTAIAFLHHSAENEEPLLTQALLSEAFYVGCLGGRQTQQKRRYALTAAGLEHSTIDRLHGPIGLFGPARDASSLAVSVLAEILSKRV; this is encoded by the coding sequence ATGGCGGCATCCGCACCCGAACCACAGGACGCCTCGCGGGCGCCAACACCGGGCTCGGTCGCGGAGCGGGTGCCGTTTTGTCCGCAAAAAACGGATCGCCCTAGGCATGTGTTGGAGTTTCTTCGACAGGCGATGGAGGCGGGTCAGGCCGCGGCCTTGGTGCTTTTGGTTGGGATTGAGGGCAGTGCCTCACGCAGCTTAGGCACGATCATGGCGGTGCGCGAAGACGGCGCGTATTGCGGCTACGTCTCGGGCGGGTGCGTTGAAGCCGCGGTTGCGACGGAGGCCTTGGCCGCGCTTCAGATTGGCAAGGACCGCCTGATACGCTTTGGCAAGGGATCGCCGTTTTTCGACATCGCTCTGCCCTGTGGTGGCGCACTTGAGCTTGTCGTGCATGTGCTGCGCGACGGGGCACCGATCCGTGATGTCTTAGCGCTCCTGGCGGACCGTCACTGCGCAACGCTGATCTATGACACAGACAGCGCACAGGTGATGGCCCAGCCGAGTCTGGCCCAAACCGGATGGCATGACGCAAAGTTTGTGACCCATTTCACCCCGCCCGTGCGGATCGTCGTCCTTGGTGAGAGCCTTGAGGCGGAGGTGCTGATCCGGGTGGCGCAGGCTGCGGATGTGGACATCGCAACAGCGGATCTGCGGCGCGGATTGGGCCAGATCGACGCCCACACCGCCATCGCGTTTCTGCATCATAGTGCCGAAAACGAGGAGCCGCTGCTGACGCAAGCACTGTTGAGTGAGGCGTTTTATGTTGGCTGTCTCGGCGGCAGACAGACACAACAGAAGCGGCGGTATGCCCTCACCGCTGCGGGGCTTGAGCACAGCACAATCGACCGGCTTCATGGCCCAATCGGCCTCTTTGGACCCGCCCGCGATGCATCCTCGCTTGCTGTGTCTGTTCTGGCCGAGATTTTGAGCAAACGGGTTTAG